In Cicer arietinum cultivar CDC Frontier isolate Library 1 chromosome 7, Cicar.CDCFrontier_v2.0, whole genome shotgun sequence, a single window of DNA contains:
- the LOC101496474 gene encoding protein PIN-LIKES 7-like — protein MDFWDELEVASAPIIQVLLISAVGAYMATEYCNNILSPDFRKSLNKIVFTAFTPSLIFSSFAKSVSLEDMISWWFMPVNIGLGFLIGGFLGWIIVKLLKPNMKVEGLIIASCSSGNMGNLPIVIIPAICNQKGAPFGTHDACRTRALSYSFFSLAIGGVYIWTFTYQLIRQSSMRYKAFEADEILKIANIGLDTNAQTQLLKGNDNVGDTENQILVDQGISNVSHSKSFMHRMMESSSQILEEVVSPPIIATFLGFIFGGVKWLRNLLIGQDAPLKVIQDSIQLLGEGTIPCITILLGGNLTQGMQSSSIQPLVLISIIIARLVLLPAIGFFVVKVAANLGFLPLDPLFQYVLVIQYALPPAMNISTMAQLFDVGTEEFSVILLWTYGAAAIALTLWSTFLLWTLS, from the exons atggATTTTTGGGATGAATTGGAAGTGGCATCTGCTCCAATTATTCAAGTCCTACTTATAAGTGCAGTTGGAGCTTATATGGCAACTGAATATTGTAATAATATTCTTTCACCCGACTTTCGAAAATCATTGAATAAG ATTGTTTTTACAGCATTCACACCTTCACTTATATTTTCCAGTTTTGCAAAGAGTGTTTCTCTTGAAGATATGATATCATG GTGGTTTATGCCAGTTAACATTGGACTAGGCTTCTTAATTGGAGGGTTTCTTGGATGGATAATTGTTAAGTTACTAAAGCCAAACATGAAAGTGGAAGGTCTTATTATTGCTTCATGTTCATCAG GAAATATGGGGAACCTTCCGATTGTAATTATTCCTGCTATCTGTAATCAGAAAGGAGCTCCATTTGGTACACATGATGCTTGTCGCACTAGAGCACTCTCTTACTCTTTTTTCTCTTTGGCG ATTGGTGGTGTTTACATTTGGACCTTCACTTACCAACTGATTAGACAGAGTTCCATGAGATATAAGGCATTTGAGGCTGATGAGATCTTGAAGATTGCCAACATAGGCCTTGATACTAATGCACAAACTCAACTTCTCAAAGGAAATGATAATGTTGGAGACACTGAGAACCAAATA CTTGTAGACCAAGGTATATCCAATGTATCCCATAGTAAATCTTTTATGCATAGAATGATGGAATCTTCAAGCCAAATTCTGGAAGAAGTTGTGTCACCTCCAATAATTGCTACT TTTCTAGGCTTCATCTTTGGTGGAGTTAAATGGCTAAGGAACCTTTTAATAGGACAAGATGCTCCACTGAAAGTGATCCAAGACTCCATTCAATTGCTAGG GGAAGGTACAATTCCTTGCATCACCATTTTGCTTGGGGGTAACCTTACACAAG GCATGCAATCATCAAGTATCCAACCATTAGTCCTCATTTCTATCATCATCGCTAGACTTGTCTTACTACCTGCTATTggattttttgttgttaaagTGGCTGCAAATTTAGGTTTCCTCCCATTGGACCCTTTGTTTCAATATGTTTTGGTAATACAGTATGCCCTGCCACCTGCAATGAATATTA GTACCATGGCTCAGCTGTTTGATGTAGGAACAGAAGAGTTTTCAGTTATCCTTTTGTGGACATATGGTGCTGCTGCTATAGCACTCACACTTTGGTCAACATTCCTCCTATGGACTTTATCTTAA
- the LOC101496809 gene encoding MLO-like protein 10: MCISMYKKRLSFCVVSFSWVLLNGGVAMASSESSDSSRDLDQTPTWAVACVCTVFILISITLEKSIHKVGTWLGERHKKALLEALEKVKAELMILGFISLLLTFGQSYIVRICIPANMADKLLPCPYRHTGSKNEEEHHRKLLHRYLSEDATPYQCKEGHKPLISVNGLHQLHILIFFLAVLHVLYSAVTMLLGRLKIRGWKAWEAETSSHGYDFANDPSRFRLTHETSFVRQHATFWTKIPIFFYISCFFRQFYRSVDKADYLTLRNGFITVHLSAGSKFNFQKYIKRSLEDDFKVVMGVSPVLWASFVLFILLNVDGWHAMFWASLIPVVIILAVGTKLQATLAKMAIEITERHAVIQGIPLVQGSDKYFWFGRPQLLLHLIHFALFQNAFQITYFLWIWYSFGLKNCFHADFKLAIVKVALGVGVLCLCSYITLPLYALVTQMGSRMKKSIFDEQTSKALKNWHNTVKKKHGLKLGKSSVRTMEGSTTDSTVHSTTPTLLRFKTTGHSTRSVSAYDDQDDYHSDIEMSPTSPTSNLLVRVDHVEQHTIENEHQTEVKTIDKQPTMRGSFSFVKPDDHVERSTD, encoded by the exons ATGTGTATATCAATGTATAAAAAAAGGTTGTCTTTTTGTGTGGTTTCATTTTCATGGGTGTTGTTAAATGGAGGTGTGGCTATGGCTTCAAGTGAAAGTAGTGACAGTTCTAGAGACCTTGATCAAACACCAACATGGGCTGTTGCTTGTGTTTGCACTGTTTTCATCTTGATTTCCATTACTCTTGAGAAAAGTATTCACAAAGTTGGAACg TGGCTGGGAGAGAGGCACAAGAAGGCTTTGCTTGAAGCTCTGGAAAAAGTCAAAGCTG AATTGATGATTTTAGGTTTCATTTCATTGCTTTTGACTTTTGGGCAGAGCTACATTGTTAGAATATGTATTCCTGCCAATATGGCAGACAAATTGTTGCCATGTCCATATAGACATACCGGATCAAAAAATGAAGAGGAGCATCACAGGAAACTTCTACATAGATATTTATCAGAAGATGCTACACCTTACCAATGCAAGGAG GGACACAAGCCCCTTATATCTGTTAATGGATTGCACCAGCTACACATCCTCATATTCTTCTTAGCAGTCCTCCATGTGTTATACAGTGCTGTCACAATGCTTCTTGGGAGACTAAAG ATACGAGGATGGAAGGCATGGGAGGCGGAGACATCGTCTCATGGATATGACTTCGCCAACG ATCCTTCAAGATTCCGGCTTACACACGAAACATCATTTGTTAGACAGCATGCCACTTTTTGGACAAAAATTCCAATCTTCTTCTATATA AGTTGCTTCTTCAGACAGTTTTATAGGTCTGTGGATAAGGCTGACTACTTGACTCTTCGCAACGGATTTATCACC GTCCACTTGTCAGCGGGAAGTAAATTTAActtccaaaaatatatcaaaagatCGTTGGAGGATGACTTCAAGGTAGTTATGGGAGTCAG TCCTGTCCTTTGGGCTTCATTTGTTCTTTTTATCCTTCTAAATGTTGATG GATGGCATGCTATGTTTTGGGCATCTCTGATTCCCGTTGTT ATAATTTTGGCCGTTGGAACAAAACTTCAAGCCACCTTGGCAAAGATGGCTATTGAAATCACAGAAAGACATGCAGTTATCCAAGGAATTCCTCTAGTCCAAGGCTCAGACAAATATTTTTGGTTTGGTCGCCCTCAGTTACTTCTTCATCTTATCCATTTTGCCTTGTTCCAG AATGCCTTTCAAATAACATATTTCTTGTGGATATGG TACTCTTTTGGGCtgaaaaattgttttcatgCTGATTTCAAACTTGCCATAGTCAAAGTAGCTTTAGG GGTTGGGGTGCTATGCCTCTGCAGCTATATCACTCTTCCATTATATGCTCTTGTTACTCAG ATGGGATCAAGAatgaaaaaatcaatatttgatGAACAAACGTCAAAGGCCTTAAAAAATTGGCACAATACTGTGAAAAAGAAGCATGGACTTAAACTAGGAAAGTCGAGTGTCCGAACCATGGAAGGAAGCACCACCGATTCAACAGTTCACTCTACAACCCCCACGCTACTGCGTTTCAAAACAACAGGTCACTCAACTCGCTCTGTTTCAGCCTACGATGACCAAGACGATTACCATTCTGATATTGAAATGTCTCCGACATCACCAACATCAAACTTGCTTGTAAGAGTAGATCATGTTGAGCAACATACAATAGAAAATGAACATCAAACCGAGGTCAAAACCATTGATAAACAACCAACAATGAGAGGTAGCTTCTCATTTGTCAAGCCTGATGATCATGTGGAAAGAAGCACAGATTAA